The following proteins come from a genomic window of Alphaproteobacteria bacterium:
- a CDS encoding dicarboxylate/amino acid:cation symporter has translation MFQKYSMIISIIIGVILGMYGPEVAFGFAGFVSTVFMRLLKFVSLPIISLSIASTIANLDKNPNAWLMTRHILFYTILTTVLSATLGLGLFELAQPVEPSEVPQVANAVSNYSTYSAEFVKIFPDNIVKPFLDFNVIGVLIISAFIGLASLALPKAQKQSISNALNLGFAMIMQITKWILKLLPFAVVAFIMLFMKDLGKTFEVGALAKYLGVITAANLIHGALILPLILVLHRIPVLDTFKGMFPTLSLAFFTKSGAAAIPTAIQNSEENLGVSPEVSRITFPLCTTINMNACAAFILVTFLFVATSHGVVFTLTQKILWILIATIVAIGNAGVPMGCFFLTNALLSSFNVPVELMGVILPFYGVLDMLETSINLWSDSCVTVIVDKWWKRNQG, from the coding sequence ATGTTTCAAAAATATTCCATGATCATCTCCATCATCATCGGCGTCATTTTAGGCATGTATGGACCAGAGGTTGCTTTTGGATTTGCTGGGTTTGTCAGCACCGTTTTTATGCGACTTCTGAAATTCGTTAGCTTGCCGATCATTAGTTTATCCATTGCTTCAACCATTGCTAATTTGGATAAAAATCCAAACGCCTGGCTCATGACACGCCACATATTGTTTTACACGATTCTCACAACTGTATTGTCTGCAACCTTAGGTCTTGGATTATTTGAACTAGCACAACCTGTTGAACCTTCAGAAGTTCCGCAAGTTGCAAATGCCGTTTCAAATTACTCTACATATTCTGCTGAGTTCGTTAAAATTTTCCCAGACAATATCGTAAAACCATTTTTGGATTTCAATGTGATTGGTGTTTTAATTATTTCTGCGTTTATTGGATTAGCTTCTTTGGCTTTACCTAAAGCACAAAAGCAATCCATCAGCAACGCATTGAATCTGGGATTTGCTATGATCATGCAAATCACAAAATGGATTTTGAAACTTCTGCCTTTTGCCGTTGTTGCTTTCATTATGTTGTTTATGAAAGATCTAGGTAAAACCTTTGAAGTGGGCGCGCTAGCAAAATATCTTGGTGTAATTACAGCGGCTAACCTAATTCATGGCGCATTAATTTTGCCACTTATTTTAGTGCTGCATCGTATTCCGGTTTTGGATACCTTTAAGGGCATGTTCCCAACATTATCATTGGCCTTTTTCACAAAATCTGGTGCTGCCGCTATCCCAACTGCTATTCAAAATTCAGAAGAGAATTTGGGTGTTAGTCCTGAAGTAAGTCGTATCACATTTCCTTTGTGCACAACTATTAACATGAATGCATGTGCGGCATTTATTTTGGTGACATTCTTATTCGTTGCAACATCACATGGTGTTGTGTTCACATTAACGCAAAAAATTCTGTGGATTTTGATTGCCACAATTGTAGCAATTGGCAATGCAGGTGTGCCTATGGGGTGCTTCTTTTTAACCAACGCGTTGCTCTCTAGTTTCAACGTGCCTGTTGAATTAATGGGTGTAATCTTGCCGTTTTATGGTGTGTTGGATATGCTGGAAACGAGCATCAACTTATGGTCCGATTCTTGTGTGACTGTGATTGTGGATAAATGGTGGAAACGCAATCAAGGCTGA
- a CDS encoding TVP38/TMEM64 family protein — MKSLRKYLPIIFIATFVITFWTMGWSQYLTIATFKQYQHQIQDFIKHNYLLSMLIFLLIDTAIVSISIPTIFLTIMAGFLYGPYIATLLALISATIGSCILFLSTRSAVPDTQSKAFIEKLRKGFQENAFFYLLSLRLTPAIPFFVLTLVSAFLKIPFRTFAVATFLGAIPGTFVFAFIGNALEESFETLTINNDLIIGLAALGVLSFLPVVIQFIKKLIRKK, encoded by the coding sequence ATGAAAAGCCTCAGAAAATACCTCCCCATCATTTTCATCGCCACATTCGTCATAACCTTTTGGACAATGGGGTGGTCGCAGTATTTAACCATCGCAACCTTTAAACAATACCAACACCAAATCCAAGATTTCATAAAACACAACTACCTGCTCTCAATGCTCATTTTCCTGTTGATAGACACAGCTATTGTAAGCATATCTATCCCCACCATATTTCTCACAATCATGGCAGGATTTTTATATGGACCGTATATAGCCACTCTTCTAGCCTTAATTTCTGCCACAATTGGATCATGCATTCTATTTTTAAGCACGCGATCAGCTGTGCCAGACACACAATCCAAAGCCTTTATTGAGAAATTGCGCAAAGGATTTCAGGAAAATGCATTTTTTTATTTATTATCCTTAAGACTTACCCCTGCAATTCCATTTTTCGTGCTTACGCTTGTATCAGCATTTCTTAAAATTCCATTTCGCACATTTGCAGTTGCAACATTCCTCGGTGCGATTCCAGGAACATTTGTGTTTGCATTTATTGGAAATGCATTAGAAGAATCATTTGAAACTTTGACGATTAATAATGACTTGATCATTGGGTTGGCAGCGCTTGGGGTGTTATCATTTTTGCCTGTGGTGATTCAATTTATAAAGAAGCTTATTCGGAAAAAATAA